The DNA segment CGCGCTGGACCTTCTTCCCGGCCCTTGCCGTCGGTCTTGGCGTATTCGCGGCCGGGCAATTTTTGCTCTCGCTCTTTGGCGCGTCCTTTACCGAAGGCCAGGTGGTCATCGCTATCCTGCTTGCCGGCGTTCTCGCCAAGGCGCTCGTCGGCCCGGCCGAGGTGCTGCTGCTGATGGCGGATCGGCAAATGCTCTGCGTCTATCTCTATGCCGCTGCGCTGATCGCCAATATCGGCCTCAACGTCGCGCTCATTCCGTATTTCGGCATCGAAGGCGCGGCCATTGCTGCGGCAAGCGCCATGACGATCGAGGCCGCGTTGCTGCATATCGCCGTCCGCCGCGCGTTCGGCATCGTGCTCTTCGCCCTTGTCCGTCGGCCGACGACGACAGCAACGAGGGGGGCACTCTGACCATGGCGCGCCCTCCTTTTACCGAAAGCACCGACAGCCAAGTGAACGCTCTGACGCACACGCTCGCAGCGCTGCATTTCGATCCACCCAAGGCCGAGGCGCGCGTCGAGGTCGGCCGGCCTGGCCGCGATCTCAGCCTTTATCCAGGCAAGCTCGGCTACGAGCTGCAGGACGAACTGGACTTTCTCTCCAATCGCGCTATGGAGCCGAATGTCTTCTTCTCCGGTCGCTTCCTGGCGCCTGCCATGCCGCGCCTGGAGGACCGGCAGATCCGCCTCGCCCTGATGCGTGACGACAACGGCTCCCGCAGCCGCATGCGCCTCTTGATGCCCTTTACCGTCGACAAGCCGGGTTTTGCGATCGGTCCTTCGATCATCCGCGTCTGGTCGAATTCCTTCGGTCCGCTCGGCACGCCGCTGGTGGACGCCGAAGAGGCCGGCGAGACGCTCGACAATCTCTTCGAGGCGCTGACCCGGCGCGAACTGCACCTGCCGACCACGCTGGTGCTGCCGGATATCCGATTGAACGGCCGTTTCGCCCAGATGGCAAAGGCAGTCGCCATCGGCCGCAACCTGCCCCTCACCGTCGCCAATCCCTATCAGCGGCCAATGCTTGACAGCAGCGAGGATGCGCTCGCCTATCTGAAGCGAACGATCTCGAACTCGCATCTGCGCGAAATGCGCCGCCAATGGCGCCTTTTGGAAAATCAGGGCGATGTCGTCTATAGCGTTGCCCGCCAGCCTCGCGACATTCATGTGCGCATGGAAGAATTTCTGGCCTTGGAAGCGAGCGGCTGGAAGGGCAAGAAGCGCAGCGCCTTGGTCACGGACCGTCACCATGCTGCCTTCGCCCGCGAAGCCATCTCCAATCTCGCTGCCGTTGACGCCGTGCGCATACACACCATCGACCTCAACGGCCGGGCAATCGCCTCGATGATCGTGCTGATAATGGGCGGCGAGGCCTATACCTGGAAGACCGCCTATAACGAGGATTACGCCCGCTATTCGCCTGGCAAATTGCTGATGGGCGAGCTGACCGAATGGCATCTCGACGACGCCAATATTGTCCGCTCCGATTCCTGCGCCGTGCCGGATCATCCGATCATGAGCCGCTTCTGGCAGGAGCGCGAAGACATGGGCACGCTGATCATCGGCCTGACGCAGAACGGCGACCGCGACGTCCGGCAGGTGGCAGCGCAACTGCATATGTACCGCAGCACCCGCAACATGGCGAAACTGCTGCGCGAGAAGATATTGTCGCTGACGAAGCGCTAGAGCCCTTATAGTCTCCGTAGCGCGGCGCTCTATTCTTTCGAGTCCAGAGTCTCGGCCACCGCGCGGTCGCGCAGCAATCTGCGGATGACCTTGCCCGATGTCGTCAGCGGCAGGGCGTCGACAAACTCGATCTCGCGTGGATATTCATGCATGGAAAGCCGCGTTTTCACCCAATCGCGGATTTCAGCCGCCAGCGCCTCGCTCGGCTCGAAGCCGGGCACAAGAACCACATAGGCCTTGACGATCTCCGTGCGCACCGCATCCGGCTTGCCGACGGCGGCGGCGAGTTGCACGGCCAGATGACCGCCGAGACAGTCCTCGATTTCGCTCGGGCCGATGCGATAGCCCGAGGAGGTGATGACATCGTCATCGCGGCCGATAAAGGAAATATAGCCATCCGCATTCTGCCGGCCGAGATCGCCGGTCAGCAGCCAGTCGCCGGCGAATTTCGCCTCCGTCGCCTTTTCGTCCTGCCAATAGCCGAGAAACATCACCGGATCGGGCCGTCGAATGGCGATCTGCCCGCTCTCGCCGACCGGCATCTCCCTGCCATCCGCATCGACGATCGCTACGCGATGGCCGGGCACCGGCTTACCGGTCGACCCGCCACGGCTCACGCCGAAGGCAGCGCTGGAGGACAGAACGAAATTGCACTCGGTCTGGCCGAAGAATTCGTTGACGGTGACCCCGAGGGCGGACCGCGCCCATTCATAGGTCTCCCGCCCGAGCGCCTCGCCGGCCGAGCCGATGGTGCGCAGCTTGAGATCATAAAGCGCCCGGGGATTGCTGACCGATTTCAGCAGCCGCAGTGCCGTCGGCGGAATGAAGGCATTGCGCACGCCCATCTCGGCCATGATGCGGAAAGCCATATGCGCGTCGAACTTCTGCGCAGGCGAGGAGACGACGGGCACGCCGAGCATCAGGCTCGGCAGCAGCGCGTTCAGCAGCCCGCCCGCCCAGGCCCAATCCGACGGCGTCCAGAGCTTGTCGCCCGCCTGTGGAAAACCTTCATGGGCGAACTGCATGCCGGGAATATGCCCCGGCAAAACGCGATGGCCGTGCAGCGCCCCCTTCGGCGGCCCGGTGGTACCCGAGGTGAAAATCATCAGCGCCGGATCGTCCGGCCCGGTATCGGCCACTTCGAAAAGCGGCGGATGGGCGGCGACCAGCTCGGCAAAACCGGCGACACCCTCCTCGCCGCCATCGATGCTGATCACATGCGCGAGATCCGGCAGGCGATCCCGGATCGGCCGCAGCCGTGAAAGACCGAACTGATTGGTAACGATCGCCGAGGTGCCCGAAATCGCCAGCCGGTATTCCAATGCCTCAGCGCCGAACAGCAGCGCCAGCGGCAGGGCAATCGCTCCCATCTTGTAGATAGCGACATGCGCGATGACGGTCTCGAAACTCTGCGGCAAAAGCAGCGCCACCCGATCGCCCGGCCGCACGCCGAGCGCCGTCAACGCATTGGCAAAAGCGGCGGAACGATCCCGCAGCGCACCATAGGTCATCGCCAGATGATTTCCGTCCGGGCTGAAATGCTCAAGGCAGACCCGGTCCGGCTCCCGCTCGGCCCAATCGTCGCAGACCGCGCGTCCGATGTTGAATTTCGCCGGAATCTCCCAGAGAAAATCGCGATAAAGGACTTCATAAGTGTCGCGCGGGGGCAGTTTCATACTAAAAATCCAGGAAAAATGCTGCGGTGCAGCTAACACCTGTCGCCCCCGGGATTCAAGGAAACATTTAAGTTGCGGCTA comes from the Rhizobium sp. NXC24 genome and includes:
- a CDS encoding GNAT family N-acetyltransferase, with the protein product MARPPFTESTDSQVNALTHTLAALHFDPPKAEARVEVGRPGRDLSLYPGKLGYELQDELDFLSNRAMEPNVFFSGRFLAPAMPRLEDRQIRLALMRDDNGSRSRMRLLMPFTVDKPGFAIGPSIIRVWSNSFGPLGTPLVDAEEAGETLDNLFEALTRRELHLPTTLVLPDIRLNGRFAQMAKAVAIGRNLPLTVANPYQRPMLDSSEDALAYLKRTISNSHLREMRRQWRLLENQGDVVYSVARQPRDIHVRMEEFLALEASGWKGKKRSALVTDRHHAAFAREAISNLAAVDAVRIHTIDLNGRAIASMIVLIMGGEAYTWKTAYNEDYARYSPGKLLMGELTEWHLDDANIVRSDSCAVPDHPIMSRFWQEREDMGTLIIGLTQNGDRDVRQVAAQLHMYRSTRNMAKLLREKILSLTKR
- a CDS encoding AMP-binding protein, giving the protein MKLPPRDTYEVLYRDFLWEIPAKFNIGRAVCDDWAEREPDRVCLEHFSPDGNHLAMTYGALRDRSAAFANALTALGVRPGDRVALLLPQSFETVIAHVAIYKMGAIALPLALLFGAEALEYRLAISGTSAIVTNQFGLSRLRPIRDRLPDLAHVISIDGGEEGVAGFAELVAAHPPLFEVADTGPDDPALMIFTSGTTGPPKGALHGHRVLPGHIPGMQFAHEGFPQAGDKLWTPSDWAWAGGLLNALLPSLMLGVPVVSSPAQKFDAHMAFRIMAEMGVRNAFIPPTALRLLKSVSNPRALYDLKLRTIGSAGEALGRETYEWARSALGVTVNEFFGQTECNFVLSSSAAFGVSRGGSTGKPVPGHRVAIVDADGREMPVGESGQIAIRRPDPVMFLGYWQDEKATEAKFAGDWLLTGDLGRQNADGYISFIGRDDDVITSSGYRIGPSEIEDCLGGHLAVQLAAAVGKPDAVRTEIVKAYVVLVPGFEPSEALAAEIRDWVKTRLSMHEYPREIEFVDALPLTTSGKVIRRLLRDRAVAETLDSKE